From the Paludibacterium paludis genome, one window contains:
- the lpdA gene encoding dihydrolipoyl dehydrogenase, with protein MSQTMELKIPDIGGHNNVDVIEVFVKPGDTVKVDDSLITLETDKATMDVPSTHAGVVAEVRIAVGGKVSEGDVIVVLEAAAQSGASPSAENTGVASAHTEAGSVPAAPVPATHAGGADIECDMMVLGGGPGGYSAAFRSADLGLDTVVVERFATLGGVCLNVGCIPSKALLHNAAVIDEVKHLAANGIRFGDPEIDIDGLRGYKENVIAKLTTGLAGMAKARKVRVVRGIGRFIDPHHIEVELTDGPGKAVTGEKRVVRFKQAIIAAGSRVVKLPFIPDDPRIVDSTGALELKAVPQKMLIIGGGIIGLEMGTVYSTLGARLDVVEMMDGLMQGADRDLVKVWEKMNVHRFDRIMLKTRTVGVEPREDGIWVSFEGEQAPEGPQRYDLVLVAAGRAPNGKLIGAENAGVTVSERGFIPVDKQMRTNVPHIFAIGDLVGQPMLAHKAVHEAHVAAEVAAGHKAFFDARVIPGVAYTDPEVAWVGMTEEEARAQGVKLEKSVFPWAASGRAIANGRDEGFTKLLFDAQTHRIVGGGIVGTHAGDMIGEICLAIEMGCDHEDIGKTIHPHPTLGESIGMSAEVFGGVCTDLPPQRRK; from the coding sequence ATGAGTCAAACCATGGAATTGAAGATCCCCGATATCGGGGGGCACAACAATGTCGATGTGATCGAGGTGTTCGTCAAGCCGGGCGATACGGTGAAAGTGGACGACTCCCTGATCACCCTGGAGACCGACAAGGCCACCATGGACGTGCCGTCGACCCACGCGGGCGTGGTCGCCGAAGTGCGCATCGCGGTCGGCGGCAAGGTGTCCGAGGGCGATGTGATCGTCGTGTTGGAAGCCGCTGCGCAATCCGGCGCTTCGCCCTCCGCGGAAAACACCGGTGTGGCGTCGGCGCATACCGAAGCGGGCAGCGTGCCTGCCGCGCCGGTTCCCGCCACACATGCCGGTGGCGCCGACATCGAATGCGACATGATGGTGCTGGGCGGCGGGCCCGGCGGCTACTCCGCGGCCTTCCGCTCGGCGGATCTGGGGCTCGATACGGTGGTTGTCGAACGGTTCGCGACCCTTGGCGGCGTCTGCCTCAACGTCGGCTGCATCCCGTCCAAGGCGCTGCTGCACAACGCCGCGGTGATCGACGAGGTCAAGCACCTGGCGGCCAACGGAATCCGTTTCGGCGACCCGGAGATCGACATCGACGGTCTGCGCGGCTATAAGGAAAACGTCATCGCCAAGCTCACCACCGGGCTCGCCGGGATGGCCAAGGCGCGCAAGGTCCGTGTGGTGCGCGGCATCGGCCGTTTCATCGATCCCCACCACATCGAGGTCGAACTGACCGACGGCCCGGGCAAGGCCGTCACCGGCGAGAAGAGAGTGGTGCGCTTCAAGCAGGCCATCATCGCGGCCGGCTCGCGCGTGGTGAAGCTGCCGTTCATTCCGGACGATCCGCGCATCGTCGACTCCACCGGCGCGCTGGAGCTCAAGGCGGTGCCGCAAAAAATGCTGATCATTGGCGGCGGCATCATCGGGCTGGAAATGGGCACGGTCTATTCCACGCTCGGCGCCCGCCTCGATGTGGTGGAAATGATGGACGGCCTGATGCAGGGCGCGGATCGCGATCTCGTCAAGGTATGGGAAAAAATGAACGTCCACCGTTTCGACCGGATCATGCTCAAGACGCGCACGGTCGGCGTCGAACCCCGCGAGGATGGCATCTGGGTCAGCTTCGAGGGCGAGCAGGCGCCGGAAGGTCCGCAGCGCTACGACCTGGTGCTGGTCGCGGCCGGTCGCGCGCCGAACGGCAAGCTGATCGGCGCCGAGAACGCCGGCGTGACGGTATCCGAGCGCGGATTCATTCCGGTCGACAAGCAGATGCGCACCAATGTGCCGCACATTTTTGCCATCGGGGACCTTGTCGGCCAGCCGATGCTGGCGCACAAGGCCGTGCATGAAGCGCATGTCGCCGCTGAAGTGGCGGCCGGTCACAAGGCCTTCTTCGATGCCCGGGTCATCCCCGGCGTGGCCTACACCGACCCGGAAGTGGCCTGGGTCGGCATGACCGAGGAAGAAGCCAGGGCGCAGGGCGTGAAACTCGAGAAGTCGGTGTTTCCATGGGCGGCTTCGGGACGCGCGATCGCCAACGGTCGCGACGAGGGTTTCACCAAGCTGCTGTTCGATGCGCAGACGCATCGCATTGTCGGTGGCGGGATCGTCGGCACCCACGCCGGTGACATGATCGGTGAGATCTGCCTGGCGATCGAAATGGGCTGCGATCACGAGGATATCGGCAAGACCATCCATCCGCACCCGACCCTGGGGGAATCGATCGGCATGTCCGCGGAGGTGTTCGGCGGAGTGTGTACCGACTTGCCGCCGCAACGACGCAAATAA
- the aceF gene encoding dihydrolipoyllysine-residue acetyltransferase: MSNLIELNVPDIGGHSNVDVIEVFILPGQTVAVDDSLITLETDKATMDVPASHAGVVKEVRVKVGDKISEGGVIALIEVSDPASAEAPSPAPAQASAPSTAPAAAPATSGAPAEIRIPDIGGHSGVDVIEVAVKPGDTIAVDDTLVTLETDKATMDVPATLAGVVKSVAIKVGDKVGQGDLIVVVEGSASSAVAPASPAPAPAQATPAPAPARAEPAAPSAASTSVDEASFARAHAGPSVRRLARELGVDLSRVAGTGRKGRIVESDVKAYVKSLMSGVAAAPAASAAPSNGSGLDLLPWPKVDFAKFGPVETAPLSRIKKISGANLSRNWVMIPHVTQFDEADITEMEAFRKAMGEELKAEGVKLTPLAFLIKASVAALKKFPEFNASLDGDNLVLKQYFHIGFAADTPNGLVVPVIRDADKKTLSEIAQESSALAKKARDGKLTPNDMQGGCFSISSLGGIGGTAFTPIINAPEVAILGVSRSAIKPVWNGKEFAPRLMLPLSLSYDHRVIDGASAARFTSYLAQVLADIRRLML, encoded by the coding sequence ATGAGCAATCTGATTGAACTGAACGTGCCGGATATCGGCGGACACAGCAATGTCGATGTGATCGAGGTGTTCATCCTGCCGGGTCAGACGGTGGCGGTGGACGATTCCCTCATCACCCTGGAAACCGACAAGGCCACCATGGATGTTCCGGCGAGCCACGCCGGGGTGGTCAAGGAGGTTCGCGTCAAGGTCGGCGACAAAATCAGCGAAGGCGGCGTGATCGCCCTGATCGAGGTGTCGGACCCGGCAAGCGCCGAAGCGCCAAGCCCGGCGCCGGCTCAGGCCTCCGCCCCCTCCACGGCGCCCGCCGCCGCGCCCGCGACGAGCGGCGCCCCCGCCGAAATCCGTATCCCGGATATCGGCGGCCATAGCGGTGTGGACGTGATCGAAGTGGCCGTGAAGCCTGGCGATACCATCGCCGTGGACGACACGCTGGTGACGCTCGAGACCGACAAGGCGACCATGGATGTGCCGGCGACGCTGGCGGGCGTGGTCAAATCGGTCGCGATCAAGGTTGGCGACAAGGTCGGCCAGGGCGATCTGATCGTGGTGGTCGAGGGCTCGGCCTCCTCAGCTGTGGCTCCGGCAAGTCCCGCGCCGGCGCCCGCTCAGGCCACCCCGGCTCCCGCCCCGGCCCGGGCCGAGCCGGCCGCTCCGTCCGCCGCGTCGACCAGCGTCGACGAGGCGTCCTTCGCCCGCGCCCACGCCGGGCCGTCGGTACGGCGCCTCGCGCGCGAGCTGGGCGTCGACCTTTCCCGCGTGGCCGGCACCGGCCGCAAGGGGCGGATTGTCGAATCCGACGTGAAAGCCTACGTGAAGTCGCTGATGAGCGGCGTCGCGGCCGCTCCGGCGGCCTCGGCTGCCCCGTCCAACGGCTCCGGCCTCGATCTCTTGCCGTGGCCGAAAGTCGATTTCGCGAAATTCGGTCCGGTGGAGACGGCGCCGCTGTCGCGCATCAAGAAGATCTCCGGCGCGAACCTGTCGCGCAACTGGGTGATGATTCCCCATGTGACGCAGTTCGACGAAGCCGACATCACCGAGATGGAAGCGTTCCGCAAGGCCATGGGCGAAGAGCTCAAAGCCGAGGGCGTGAAACTGACGCCGCTGGCCTTCCTGATCAAGGCGTCGGTCGCGGCGTTGAAGAAATTCCCGGAATTCAATGCGAGCCTGGATGGCGACAATCTGGTGCTCAAACAGTATTTCCACATCGGCTTCGCCGCCGACACGCCGAACGGTCTCGTGGTGCCGGTGATTCGCGACGCCGACAAGAAAACCCTGTCGGAAATCGCTCAGGAAAGCTCGGCGCTGGCGAAAAAGGCCCGCGACGGCAAGCTGACTCCCAACGACATGCAGGGGGGCTGCTTCAGTATCTCCAGCCTTGGCGGTATCGGCGGCACGGCGTTCACGCCGATCATCAATGCGCCGGAAGTGGCGATCCTGGGCGTGTCCCGCTCGGCCATCAAGCCGGTATGGAACGGCAAGGAGTTCGCTCCGCGCTTGATGCTGCCGCTGTCGCTGTCCTATGACCATCGCGTCATCGACGGCGCTTCCGCCGCGCGCTTCACGAGCTATCTTGCCCAGGTGCTGGCCGATATCCGCCGTCTGATGCTGTGA
- a CDS encoding autotransporter assembly complex protein TamA, with protein MRPHPPIFRILILTGALCVLPSPALAAVDYAVRVDAPAPLAALLAEHLSLVTDRKDPDMDEALLDAMVRDTPEEAVKLLETEGYFAAQVRVDTEPGKTRGYVVKVEPGHAATVADVTIRLTGPIHGEEDFQGRYAAVLEAWTLPIGAPFRQSDWEDGKKATLRLLLVDRFPMARIAHSRALVDPVTRKVDLDVELDSGPRVEFGALAIKGLERYPPSVARGLADFREGDPYRLDKLLAYQSALEQSPHFSTAIVSANLQRFSDGKVPVEVDLTEFPRQKLELGLNYGTDVGLGTRIGYEHYNIFRRGYTGSLVYDWKKSEQQFSLGLGLPRQSDGYAHSATYAYKRTDTNNVIELSHSAGLWRTRSRGKIEARLGLEYLADSQKVAGNTTINRALIPSFGWTRRSVDNPLRPRSGLLIDSKLSGTIGGALSNTSFVRGYLKATAYWTPFPGWGTWVGRTELGQVWANDTDQVPSSLLFKAGGSNSVRGYDYQALGVPGPDNSVLGGRVLATASVEYQIPVMRDWALALFTDVGDASQSWKSYRSRHGNGVGVRWMSPVAPLSFDIAKGDKLRWYLSLGLAF; from the coding sequence ATGCGACCCCACCCGCCGATCTTCCGCATCCTGATCCTGACTGGCGCGCTATGCGTCTTGCCGTCCCCGGCGCTCGCCGCGGTCGACTATGCCGTACGCGTCGATGCCCCGGCGCCGCTGGCCGCACTGCTTGCCGAACACCTTTCGCTCGTCACGGATCGCAAGGATCCCGATATGGACGAGGCGCTGCTTGACGCGATGGTGCGCGACACCCCCGAAGAGGCGGTCAAACTGCTGGAAACGGAGGGGTATTTCGCCGCGCAGGTCCGCGTCGACACCGAACCTGGCAAGACGCGCGGCTATGTGGTGAAGGTCGAGCCGGGACACGCGGCGACGGTCGCCGATGTGACGATCCGGCTGACCGGCCCGATCCACGGGGAAGAGGATTTTCAGGGGCGGTACGCCGCGGTGCTGGAAGCCTGGACTTTGCCGATCGGCGCCCCCTTTCGCCAGTCCGACTGGGAGGACGGTAAGAAGGCGACGCTAAGGCTGCTGCTCGTCGACCGTTTCCCCATGGCGCGCATCGCCCATAGCCGGGCGCTGGTCGATCCAGTCACGCGCAAGGTGGATCTGGATGTCGAACTGGACAGCGGCCCGCGCGTCGAGTTCGGTGCGCTGGCCATCAAGGGGCTCGAGCGCTATCCGCCGAGCGTGGCCCGGGGGCTGGCGGATTTCCGGGAAGGCGATCCCTACCGGCTGGACAAGCTCCTCGCCTATCAGTCGGCGCTCGAACAGTCTCCGCACTTTTCCACCGCCATTGTCAGCGCCAACCTGCAGCGCTTCAGCGACGGCAAGGTGCCGGTGGAGGTGGATTTGACAGAATTTCCGCGCCAGAAGCTGGAGTTGGGTCTGAACTATGGCACGGATGTCGGGCTGGGTACTCGTATCGGTTACGAGCATTACAATATTTTCCGGCGAGGCTATACCGGCTCGCTGGTGTACGACTGGAAAAAAAGCGAGCAGCAGTTTTCCCTTGGGCTTGGCTTGCCGCGTCAATCCGACGGCTATGCGCATTCGGCGACCTACGCCTACAAGCGCACCGATACCAATAACGTCATCGAGCTGTCCCACTCCGCCGGGCTGTGGCGCACGCGTTCGCGCGGCAAGATCGAGGCCCGGCTCGGGCTGGAATACCTCGCCGACAGCCAGAAAGTGGCCGGGAACACAACCATCAACCGGGCATTGATTCCATCGTTCGGCTGGACACGCCGCTCCGTGGACAATCCCCTGCGCCCGCGCTCCGGCCTCTTGATCGACTCCAAATTGTCCGGCACGATCGGCGGCGCGTTGTCCAATACCTCGTTCGTGCGCGGCTATCTGAAAGCCACCGCCTACTGGACGCCGTTTCCCGGATGGGGAACCTGGGTGGGACGCACCGAGCTTGGTCAGGTCTGGGCCAACGATACCGACCAGGTCCCGTCTTCCCTGCTGTTCAAGGCGGGCGGCAGCAACAGCGTTCGTGGTTACGATTATCAGGCGCTGGGCGTGCCGGGGCCGGACAATAGCGTGCTCGGCGGCCGGGTGCTCGCCACGGCCAGTGTCGAATACCAGATCCCCGTGATGCGCGACTGGGCGCTGGCGCTGTTCACCGACGTTGGCGACGCGAGCCAGAGTTGGAAGTCCTACCGCTCCCGTCATGGCAATGGTGTCGGCGTGCGCTGGATGAGCCCGGTGGCGCCACTGTCTTTTGATATCGCCAAAGGAGACAAGCTCCGTTGGTACCTCAGCCTCGGGCTGGCTTTTTGA
- a CDS encoding translocation/assembly module TamB domain-containing protein, with protein sequence MSDFEPVNDSDTVSKASGPAAPRPRKRGRRLLAGALAALLLMFGALAWLGATEAGFAVLWRAAAWASGGALTVGKARGTLIDRFSLDDIQWSGATERVRVTNVAVDWSAGDVWRRTLTIRRLAVGHVSVISVPGARKPPSSPTVLPESLSLPFDVNVDALTLASLGFDGEGPSLYGVSASYRYRADNGHRLRIDRLDSPWGRGRAALFAADRRPFALSGDLAVDGSVESLPVAGKLDVSGSLAAVRISGGVTGKAVNARVDGEFAPFSTDSFSIVRRLDILAGGVNPHAWLADLPDARLNIAAYLRPAAGRVSGGMSVLNLEPGDMSRNRLPVRSMAAEFLLGQNALDLTFLGLDMPAGHIRLSGTVGNMLDMTLALKEVALKGMHADAPDDVVNGAFRIGGSVAEPRIEGKAAGTWLGLELNGGIVSSPLRHVALRKLGLRAGGGELTVSGSLELEKLRRFDVSGALSHIDPSRFGASWPRGDVSARLSAAGKLEKGPEGRLNLVLSESRLSGQPLTGRVDAELVPERLKRLAMDLSLARNRLQAQGSWGAAGDRLKFALDAPALGLLGPGFSGSLDASAEVSGTPKVPVVSGRVKADRLALPGDVFVQSLSGAGDLRADNASPFRVAVSGDGLRVAQRRIDGLRLVLEGTRARHHLEFDGRMQAERLTESWLVRASGGLAQDRLVWGGSLDRLELAGSVPVSLQAPVRLSVAKDSLDIGAARLSALGGTLALASLSRKGDGSLSTRGQWRGLSLAELEHLVSLPVKAAMTLDAEWAIDTAREIRGTIGLRRAAGDILLPGSGKDGQPLGLNGLDATVSMGNGQAQWTLAARTRHGDLEGTGSLPLGSRLPDARTPLSGNVRLSLPALSTFAALAGPSLELGGRVNADLSFNGPLGAPHWQGRVGGDHLLFADRRTGIRLADGTLAARITDERVELDTLRFSGGKGYATAHGALALKDGGPDARVQVELNAFSVFDRPSRRLVVSGNAELAMAGRKVSLTGKLRADQGRVELARLGTPSLSDDVVVKGRAAPEPSALASLPLSVALTLDLGDRFRFSGQGLDVELTGQALLTAEPGMAPAAKGQVRVVKGRYKAYGQDLDIEYGVISFAGPLDNPGLNVRARRRLSPVGAGVEVTGSVATPQIRLIADEAMSDRDKLAWLVLGRASSGSDSDNNSMAASAGALLAGTLNERIGLFDDLGMTQRNERTLADGRISPAEQVVTVGKQLTQEFYLGYEYGITSAHQAVKMIYSLSKSWSLVLRAGTEASAETRYTLRFD encoded by the coding sequence ATGTCCGATTTCGAACCCGTGAACGATTCCGATACCGTCAGCAAGGCTTCCGGCCCGGCCGCGCCCCGGCCGCGCAAGCGCGGGCGCCGCCTGCTGGCGGGCGCTCTGGCGGCGCTGTTGCTCATGTTTGGCGCCCTGGCCTGGCTGGGCGCGACGGAAGCCGGATTCGCGGTCCTGTGGCGCGCCGCGGCGTGGGCAAGCGGTGGCGCCCTGACTGTCGGCAAGGCCCGCGGCACGCTGATTGACCGGTTTTCCCTTGACGATATTCAGTGGTCCGGGGCGACCGAGCGGGTGAGAGTCACCAATGTGGCTGTCGACTGGTCCGCCGGGGATGTGTGGCGCAGAACGCTGACCATCCGGCGCCTGGCTGTCGGGCACGTGTCCGTGATATCCGTTCCGGGTGCCCGGAAGCCCCCTTCGTCCCCGACCGTCCTGCCCGAGTCCCTGTCGCTGCCGTTCGATGTGAACGTGGACGCGTTGACGCTTGCGAGCCTCGGTTTCGATGGGGAGGGTCCGTCATTGTACGGCGTGTCGGCAAGCTACCGTTATCGGGCCGATAACGGCCACCGGCTGCGCATCGATCGCCTTGATTCTCCCTGGGGCCGGGGACGGGCCGCGCTCTTCGCCGCGGACCGCCGGCCCTTCGCGCTCAGCGGCGATCTGGCCGTGGACGGCAGCGTCGAATCGCTGCCCGTCGCCGGAAAACTGGATGTTTCGGGATCGCTCGCCGCCGTCAGGATTTCGGGGGGGGTGACGGGCAAAGCGGTCAATGCCCGGGTGGATGGCGAGTTCGCGCCATTTTCCACCGACTCCTTTTCCATCGTCCGGCGGCTGGACATTCTGGCCGGCGGAGTGAACCCGCATGCCTGGCTCGCCGATCTTCCCGATGCGCGGCTGAACATCGCCGCTTACCTGAGGCCGGCGGCTGGCCGGGTGAGCGGCGGCATGTCCGTGCTCAACCTGGAACCGGGCGACATGTCGCGCAACCGCTTGCCCGTCCGGTCCATGGCGGCGGAGTTCCTGTTGGGACAGAATGCGCTGGACCTGACGTTTTTGGGGCTGGACATGCCGGCGGGCCACATCCGGTTGAGCGGTACCGTCGGCAACATGCTGGATATGACGCTTGCCCTCAAGGAGGTCGCGCTCAAAGGTATGCATGCCGACGCTCCGGACGATGTGGTCAACGGCGCGTTCAGGATCGGTGGCAGTGTGGCCGAGCCCCGTATCGAAGGCAAAGCGGCCGGCACATGGCTGGGGCTGGAGCTGAACGGTGGCATTGTCTCCTCTCCCTTGCGGCATGTCGCCCTGCGCAAGCTCGGGCTTCGGGCCGGCGGGGGAGAGTTGACGGTCTCAGGATCGCTCGAACTGGAAAAACTGCGCCGTTTCGACGTGTCCGGAGCCCTGTCCCATATCGATCCATCCCGGTTCGGCGCCTCCTGGCCCCGGGGCGACGTGAGCGCCAGGCTCTCGGCGGCCGGGAAACTGGAAAAAGGCCCGGAAGGGCGGCTCAATCTCGTCCTGTCGGAAAGTCGTCTTTCCGGGCAGCCGCTGACCGGCCGGGTCGATGCCGAACTGGTTCCCGAGCGCCTCAAACGTCTGGCGATGGACCTTTCTCTGGCCCGCAACCGTTTGCAGGCGCAGGGCAGTTGGGGGGCCGCGGGTGACCGCTTGAAGTTCGCGCTGGACGCTCCCGCCCTGGGGCTGCTCGGCCCGGGGTTTTCCGGCAGCCTCGACGCCTCGGCGGAGGTCTCCGGCACACCGAAAGTGCCGGTCGTCAGCGGCAGGGTGAAGGCGGATCGCCTGGCGTTGCCCGGAGACGTCTTTGTGCAGAGCCTGTCGGGTGCGGGAGACCTCCGCGCCGACAACGCCAGTCCGTTCCGGGTCGCGGTGTCCGGCGACGGTCTCCGCGTCGCCCAGCGCCGCATCGACGGTTTGCGTCTGGTGCTGGAGGGGACCCGCGCGCGTCACCACCTCGAGTTCGATGGCCGCATGCAGGCCGAACGCCTTACCGAAAGCTGGCTGGTCAGGGCATCCGGAGGATTGGCGCAAGACCGGCTGGTCTGGGGCGGTTCGCTGGACCGGCTGGAACTCGCCGGCAGCGTGCCCGTATCGCTGCAGGCCCCGGTCAGGCTCTCTGTCGCGAAAGACAGCCTGGATATCGGCGCGGCCCGACTGTCCGCCCTGGGGGGTACCCTGGCGCTGGCGTCGCTCTCGCGCAAAGGCGACGGCAGCCTGTCCACCCGGGGGCAATGGCGCGGCCTGTCGCTCGCGGAGCTCGAGCACCTCGTGTCCTTGCCGGTGAAGGCGGCCATGACGCTGGACGCCGAGTGGGCGATCGATACGGCCCGCGAAATCCGCGGGACGATCGGGCTGCGCCGCGCCGCCGGCGATATCCTGCTGCCGGGCTCCGGCAAGGACGGCCAGCCTCTCGGGCTGAACGGCCTCGACGCCACGGTATCGATGGGCAATGGCCAAGCGCAATGGACACTGGCGGCGAGAACCCGTCATGGCGACCTGGAGGGAACCGGCAGTCTGCCACTGGGCAGTCGACTACCGGATGCCCGTACTCCGCTGTCGGGCAATGTGCGTCTGTCCTTGCCGGCGCTGTCCACCTTTGCCGCGCTGGCCGGTCCTTCCCTGGAACTGGGCGGGCGGGTGAACGCTGACCTGTCGTTCAACGGCCCGCTCGGCGCTCCCCATTGGCAAGGGCGTGTGGGAGGAGACCATCTGCTGTTCGCCGACCGCCGCACCGGCATCCGTCTGGCCGACGGCACCCTGGCGGCCCGCATTACGGATGAGCGAGTGGAGCTGGATACGCTGCGCTTCTCCGGCGGCAAGGGGTATGCGACCGCGCACGGCGCCCTGGCCCTCAAGGATGGCGGCCCGGATGCGCGTGTCCAGGTGGAACTCAATGCCTTCAGTGTGTTCGACCGCCCGTCGCGGCGCCTGGTCGTCAGCGGCAATGCGGAGCTGGCCATGGCCGGGCGCAAGGTCAGCCTGACCGGCAAACTGCGCGCCGATCAGGGGCGGGTCGAACTTGCCCGTCTGGGCACTCCGTCGTTGTCCGACGATGTGGTGGTCAAGGGCAGGGCGGCGCCCGAGCCGTCGGCTTTGGCGAGTTTGCCGCTGTCGGTGGCGCTGACGCTCGATCTTGGCGACCGGTTCCGGTTCTCTGGCCAGGGTCTTGACGTGGAGCTGACCGGGCAGGCGCTCCTGACGGCCGAGCCGGGCATGGCCCCAGCGGCCAAGGGGCAGGTCAGAGTTGTCAAGGGTCGCTACAAGGCCTACGGGCAGGATCTTGACATCGAGTACGGTGTCATCAGTTTCGCCGGCCCGCTGGACAACCCGGGACTCAATGTCCGGGCCCGCCGGCGCCTGTCGCCGGTGGGGGCCGGGGTGGAAGTGACCGGCTCGGTGGCGACGCCGCAGATACGCCTGATTGCAGACGAAGCCATGTCCGACAGGGACAAGCTCGCCTGGCTGGTGCTCGGACGCGCGTCGTCGGGGTCGGACAGCGACAACAACTCGATGGCCGCCTCGGCCGGCGCCTTGCTGGCCGGTACGCTCAACGAGCGGATCGGGCTGTTCGACGACCTGGGCATGACCCAGCGCAACGAGCGGACTCTGGCGGATGGGCGAATCAGCCCCGCGGAGCAGGTGGTGACGGTCGGCAAGCAGCTGACCCAGGAGTTCTATCTTGGCTACGAGTACGGTATCACCAGTGCCCATCAGGCCGTGAAGATGATCTACTCGCTCAGCAAGAGCTGGTCGCTGGTGTTGCGGGCGGGCACGGAGGCATCGGCCGAAACCCGCTATACGCTGCGATTCGATTGA